The Denticeps clupeoides chromosome 10, fDenClu1.1, whole genome shotgun sequence DNA window taatgaaaacaaagtaaaatgCAAGAACACAccttcattcaatgtgttttcatgactatttacgttggtagattctcactgaaggcatcaaaactatgaatgaacacatgtggagttatgtacttaacaaaaagtggagacctgacctccacagtcaccggacctgaacccaatccagatggtttggggtgagctggaccgcagagtgaaggcaaaggggccaacaagtgctaaacacctctgggaactccttcaagactgttggaaaaccatttcaggtgacgacctcttgaagctcatcgagagaatgccaagagtgtgtaaagcagtaatcagagcaaagggcggctattttgaaactagaatataaaacatgttttcagttatttcagttattttttttgttaagtacataactccacatgtgttcattcatagttcatgagtatctaccaatgaaaataaagataactttgaatgagaaggtctgtccaaactttttggcctgtactgtatttatatgtatgtgtatatatacacacacacacacacacactcacagcacaAAAGCACAGAGGCAGCGTGACTCACCATCTTCATACACCTTGCCATGTTTCTTCAAGGCGGTCAGGTTAAGGCTCTTCACTttggtgtttttctgccaaATCTGTAGACCATATAACATTGGGGGAAGAGAAAAATGGGAGcggagaaggggaaaaaataaataattcagggCCACACattaaagccaaaatcaaaaaGAAAGCAGCAGGTCTCTCAGGTCGGTCAGTCAGTCAGTCTCTCACCTCCAGGAACTGTTTTTCCTCCCCTTTGATGGAGCACTGCCTCACTACAGCCTTCATGTCTCCGCTGGGAGAGTCTCTGCTCAACAGTCTGCAGAGCAAAGCCCAAACAGGTCCTCAATCTGACAACATCTGCACCCAATCCAGCAGCTCTGTCTGACACCATATCGATCGACAACACTTCTATCACCAGCCAGTGTTGATGCAGAAAGGTGCTTACTGATGGGATCATCTTTTACGTTTACAGAATTTAACAGTGTCCACATCACTGGGCATATTCATCCCATGCACGTCGGCACCGTTCACCTCCCCTTTCTAGACCGCATGCTGCACCATGGTCTGGTGGAAACTTACTCTCCCTTGATCTCTGTGCAGTTCCCCGAAGGCGAGGAGAACACGACAGAGGAGTCGTCGTGAAAGACGATGTACTGCCGACAGAACTTCACCTGCTCATTCCTCTCCAGGTCACGTTGGCTCCATTCTAAACACAAATGATGAGTGAAATGAACAGAATGCACGAACACTACTGGACTGAGGTGCGGCGACACACACCTGTGTAGATGTTGGAGCACTTCCCCCCATACTGGGTGGTGATCACCGGACCCACATCAGCACGTTTCAGGGACGGGTGAGCGCTCTGGTCCCTGAACAGACTGGCGATCTCGTCCGGCTTGGTGATGACCTTGTTGCACAAACAGCACACCCTCATACAGGCGGTTCTAAACACGTCGCGGAACGCTGCTGTGGTCAGCATACTGACACGGAGCTTCTCTTAAATCTCACTCAAACTAAAACCGTAACTAAACTGCTGCCCGGACGACTGCTAGGCTTGTCACGcatcaaaataaaaagcaggaaTAAAACCGGGAGGACGGTCTGCGGCGCCTTTTAATGTTAAACCCGAGCCTCGAACACGGAGCCTAAAGCGCCTAAGTCCCTACAGTCAACAGACGCCGCCGGCGAATCCGGAAACGCACCTGCCCGAAGTTACTCCACAGACCACGTCCGAGTTCATACGAGTTAATACGAGTCATCTGTCATAGCGACATTAATAAACGCCGCCGCGGTGGTACGCGACAGTCGGCTGTCAAATACGAAGCAGCCGAGCGACGGTCACGAGACAAGTTGCAGACATGTCGGCCGCGCCACCGAATACGAGCATCACGACAAATGAGTtgaagttctctttttttttaaacaaaaaaaaaaacctttcacaCTGCCACTGGGCTTCGTTACATTTTATAGGATTATTGTAGACCCCGAACGTGCGATACCTGAGCAGTCATGTTGAAGAGGTCCGTCAAAGCGGCCACTTcctcttcaaaataaaagtccttcTCTTACGAAGGAGGCGCGTCATGCAGCAACGACcattctgttttgttttgtttttttaactgttgTGCAAGAGTTCCCAAAATCTTTTGGACAAAATGCTGATATGTGTTTCCTTTAAATGCGGATTTTGTTTACCTgaaaagtggatttttttttcagaagttcGTATGTGTGCACCTTACTGAACAGTTCAGTACATTAACACGATCGTCTTTCTTTTGACCACTAGGGGcactgaggtaaaaaaaaaaaaaaaaaaaaacactcctctCCCCTCCTGACTGACCTATATTAGGTctataaaaatatatgcatgacaaaagttattttttaataCTAAATTTTTAAATACTACATATTTGTCTTAAGACAGCCTAGAGACAATCAAAGTTACAGCAACAGCTGTTAAATGCAAACAAGTAAGAGTTAATAAACTGGAAGTTCTCTCAGTTCTCAGTCACAGCCATCATAATTGATCTTAAATCAATAAGTGACCTAAAAATAAAGTAGTCAGAGCACATTTTGatactgaaaaaagaaattctttactttgtaatgtacagataaaaaaaaacaacttgacAGGTTATCTTCAGGCAggcaatacatttttacaaattaacTGGTTTTAATGCATAATTCAATCACAACTGTCATGAAGTGCATAGTTCTGCAACTAGCATGCCGCAAACAACATTGCTGCCTCTCCATGTAGACATGAACAAAACAAGGTCGTATGAAACAGAAActcaaaaaaagaaactgaactTAAGTCCTTTGCACACATCTCACACAGTTCGACACTTGAAATAGCAGTCAGTCTGTGACTGAGTGAAAACCATCACTTCTCTCTTTCCCCCATCTGCTCTGCATCACACTTTTCCATATGTGGATGAACTCGGATATCTCTCATACAGCACAGCTTCTAAAAGTACATGAGCGCATTTTTTGTACCGCATTAAAGGACATGAATAAAAGAGTGGCGGATGACATATACTCCTAATTAACCAAAGATTAAAATCATTGGGGGGGGAAATGCACTGACAGAAATACAAAATCTTTGGgttattaaaagaaaacagaaagcaTAAAGCATGTCTATGACATGAATATATTTATACTGAAGAACCACAGTAACAATCTGATAACATGTCCAATGACtgaattaaagaaaatgtatacataaaAAACATGCTATAGTACAATACACAGAGGGATTTATTTTCTTGCAAGACTGGTGCAAATAAGATGGTGCATGTTTGCCAACATCTACCCAAGTTTTCGCTGTACATCTTCACTGATCTCGGAAATGAAACCAAACAAACAAGGACCCACCACAGTTCCACTTCTCCCAGCCTTAGTCCAGGAAGATGACATGATGTTAGTGAATGCAGCCCCGGAGACTGCATGCCTCTGCATAATGGTGCATAATAGTACAGAATACCACAAAAGTCCATTCGCGTGTGACTGTTTTTGTATAAGTGTCCCTCCACTTCCCTTTCAGTTAAAACAGGATTAAAAACTGCTCATTCAGGCTTACAAAAATACTACAGTAACGAATGTACTATACCGCCACAATGGCATTCCACCCCAGGTCCTGTAATAAAAAGGGGAAAAGGAAAGACCGCAAGACGTACAGGTTGACATAAAACGATATAGTCAGTAACATAAATATATAGTCACTATCTGCATAAACTCAGTGTATTAATATTCATTCGTGGCACCCAGtttgaaagacaaaaaataaaaataagaaaaacagtaacatttaaaGCTTCTTTAAGCAAAATGAGCTTTTTGGGCTTTTGCACGTTTCAACAACGCATGTGCCTCCATTAGGACAACACAACTTATTTTCAGGTTAACATTTGGGTCTAAAGCATCAATTCTGTGACATTTACTCTTGGGGAAAAAAGTGAAGATAGGAAATATTCACCTAAACGTCAAACGGCAGCGTAAACCATGGTCTTAACAGTAGGTAAacgcaaaataaaaatgatcccGAATGCTAAATATAAATCAAAGATTTATGGATATGGATAACCCCATAAAAATGACAGCAATAACAAAGTTGTCATGAAGAAGTGTATGTGGAAATTGTGACAAATGATAATATTTCCTATTTCATCACGAATCCTGTGGCCCAAGTGACCAGAACGGTCAGACTACTAATGGTTCTAATCCACACAAGAAGCAGTGGCTGCCAGTCATATTATTTGTGCAAGTCCATCCTTTAGAAGTTCCAGGTTTCTGATGGAGAAGCCTATTttatgagggggaaaaaaaaagatgttgatGCTAAAAGGTCCTTCACCAAAGGCTGCCAGAATAAGAAATTAGCAGGAAATTAGCCAGAAGTTAGCATATATGCTACAGTTGCTTACAGAGGCTTTAGGAGAGAGAACATCCACACCCATTGCAGCTAACAGTGTGGGATGAACCGGAGACACAAAACCAGTGAGAAAAACATGCACCTCCAAgagaacatgtttttttccaagAGGAAATTAGTCcaatgaaaaaagttttttttttttttttaaaagaagagcATAAAGAATGGGGAAGGAAGAAGACTCCTGGGAGAGAGGAAGACTCCTTAGCTCTGCTGCTTGCGTTTGAGCTGGATCATCAGGTCGTTTCTCAGAGCCTCCTGTTTTAACCTGTCCCCCAGGGGCTGTACactcctataaaaaaaaaaaaaaaaaaagttacagcgCTGCACGTAATTAGTCAGGGCATcatcacacaatcacacaggGGTCAAAGGGCAAAACAAGCAACATATTGTTACTGCACTGCACAAAAATGTTCCTGAAACAATGATCTGTCATACGTAAGTTAACGAAGGGACATCATTACGATgaaatgtgtatgtgtcctgAATGCAGGGCCGATGAtgaaaaaacactgaatataAAATGCTTTTGAATAACCCTGATCCTCATTATTGTCAAGCGGGGTACATAGGCATGCTCCAcaacaagacttttttttttttttttttttttttttaagtagccccttaaatgacataaatgaacAATACATTTAATGAACAGACAtgagataaacacacacagtataagcCTATATTTTCAGTAGCATCAGTGGGCAGAGGCCTTGAGACACCATTactcagatgtttttttttttctttaactctGGCAAGATGCTGTGTGTAACAAGACCGCTGCTTCCAAATGGACAGATGTGCGAGGGCGGGGTTATCCTCCGCTAATTTCTTACATAAAGTGACGAGTTGGTGAGTGCAATGAAGGACGAATTTTTTGAAGGATGACCCACCTCCTCTATTCAAGCCCAGCGCaggtggagcagctgctggaTCTGACCAAAGGCCCCCTTCCCTATCTCTGATTGGCCTCTGATTGCACTGTCAGATCActggattttttaaataatttttcataatttttaataatttgttttttataatttgtaataatttaaaataaaacaaatttataatttttatttattcatttacattttttttctctgatgaCGCAAAAAATGAATGTATATTGAAGATGATCATACGGGTCCCTGATGGCCCCTTAAAGGAAAACAAATGGTGTGCTGGTTGTATTACGTCTGTGTGAAGCCCCTCAGGGGAAAGCGGACAGCTGAACAGACATATAGGTGCAAGTAGGAGCCGTTTGCAATTCTAGTCTGAAACAAGAAGTAGGAGGAGGAGACTGTTGCGGGAACCATGAGAATAGCACCATCCTTACACTATAAATAGGTGCCAAGTCTGGACACCCTTTACAAGAAGAAAAATTACAGCAATAACAgatataaagtgtttttttccccagattGAGTGACATCACTAGTAAACAAAAAGCAATCCAGGAAGATTTAttttagttaattaattaaaatgttaaggCACCGTTTTAGTGACACCAGCTATTTTACAAAATTGGTAGAAATGCCCACTCAGCAAGCAAGGAGGTGGAGTGCAGTAGCAGCCAGCCTGTACACAAACTGCTAGTACAGACACACCATAAACCTTTAGTACAAATGCGGAGTGAAAGCATCACATTTTTTGCATAGCTTCACAGACTAGCAAGCAGCAGGCACCCTCTGACCATTAGGCATGACAGAAACGAGTACACATTCCACGCCAGGACTCAATACCCTAGTAACAGACACCCTGCAGCCGGCCCTACTCCTCAGGCTGGCCTGAGATCTGACGCTGGGTCAGAACCTGAGAAAGCTCCTTCTGAAGCTGCCGGTACATTTCATTATCAGGCAGTGACTCAATAGATCTGAGGGAGAGAATGCAGAAAGGTGGGAGGAGAAGGAGCAGCTCTAACAGGATACgggaagaaaacagaaaatcacaGCGGGCAGAGAGCAGAGGGCAATTCAAGATGCCCTGAACATCTTACAACCACAATAGGATGGACTGTGTGGTGTATAGTACACTGCATATGGCTGTACAACACCACCTCATCTGTTCAATGTGAATGTCCGGAGGACTCACAATGGAAACGGACCAAAAGGCATCGTTTCATTTTGCATCAGttacatttaaaggtcccctgacgtgatttgttttgcttttaataTCTTAGTTGTTCCCCTAATACAATATCTGAAGCCTCCTTCCGAAATTCAGcggtggtgcagaattacagccacttggagccagtcccacaatgagatttccccaggccgtttcggtgtctgtagctttaaatgttaatgaggaggagcagagcggcctatagaagttgtaCGGGCCGTTCGCGGAAATAATGTAATCAAGACCGTTCAAGAAGCCGACAAGAAGTCgcgtctgcgtttttccagaaaaatgaTATGCAAGTCACGACGGTCGTTGGAGCGGAGGGATGGGAAAGTGagaaacctttccccttatgacaacataagggaagacattccagatctgactaTCTGATCTGCCGCTTTATGAATGGCAAAGCGGAATGAGCAGAACGGGACCTTAGACTGGCTAGGGaatatattaatgttaatgtcgtatattaatgttaaataatctcacaaagtaaaattttccatgtcatgggacctttaaatctGAAGGTCCAAAGGACTCACTATTGAAAATGGACCAAAGCAGGTCAGGCATTACTCTGTTTCATATCAGTTGCATTAAGTCATCTTGCACTGTAGATAATGGTCCTCATGGGGATGATTtagaatagaaatagaaaagCCAGCTCACGTGTTGCTCAGCAGCAACTAACAGCCCATTAATAAACTACAGCACTTGGCGTACTGCGTCCTCCAATAGTGACTGAACCAAACACATGAAAGATGTTCTCCCAGCCACATCGAACTCATTTCACAGGGTACCTACCTCAGGCCATTCACTATATCTTTTGTCTTCCCAAAGTAGATCTCATTGAGAGTCGTGCGAATCTTATTTTCCATGTCCTAaaaggtcagaaaaaaaaatcatgaatcaATCTCACTGGTGCGTAGAGACAGCAGTTCCGCACATTTACTGTTAAAAACAGACCGAGACTGAGGAATCTACACAGATACAGAGAAAACTGGTAAAACAGGTACTAAGACCATTATGATACGTGGCACAATATTCTTCTGTAGCTCTCCAGTGTTCacactgcagcatttcaaacattCCCACCTCAACTAGACGCCCAATGTTTGCAATATGAGGGGAGGAGTCTCCAACTGGTTCATCTTTCTCCATCTTTGAGTAATGAACACAAACGCACATTATGTATAAATAGCAAACAATCTCATATAAAAATttcaattattcatattttgacAATCTtggcatggaaaaaaaaatatttttatcaggaatctcaacacacacatctataccAAAAGCACACATATGATCTAAACTATAATAAAAGTGCTACATTGTTAAAAATGCCTCTCAGTGTCATAATAACTGTATGAAGACACTCCAGGAACAAGGCAACTGAATATTTCTCAGAATATTACCTGTCTCGTGAGGCTTCCTCCAAGGTTCATGGTACCAGAACCGGTCTTggtggtctgaagccacagCATGACCGTGGAGGTGAGCTTGTAGTGAGCATTTCGGCCACCAGATTTCTCCTAATCAACAGGAACATACACAGTCAGAAACACAGTCTCCAAACAGCTTGAAGGAATCAATCGAGTGAATGAATTACTTAAATTATCATGAAAATATGTTTCGATATAATCATTTTCAGAGAAGGAATTCCTCACCTGAACCTCCACTACGTGTATGGAGTCCCAGCAGCCTTTGATCTTTTTCGAACCATCTCCTGCCTTCTTAATAAGGATGACCCCTGCAAAGCCATGATCCAAATCCCACAGGTACACAGACGACACCCCTCCTTCAAAGTATCTGAAATGCGAGTGGAACGGTCAGTTCTGGGAGGTGGGCAAACGCACCGGCTCCTTTTGTCTGTGCGGTTCACAGCAGCGCAACGCAAACAAAGGCGCTTGGTGGAACATGAGCTCGGCTGTTGAATACTCACAGGTCTCGGTACTGATCGAATGCGTTGTTGGCTTCCACCTCCAGCTTGCGCAAACGGGCTGATGGCAGGGCCCCGTCATCTATAGGGGGTTCATACTTGTTGCTCCAAGGTGATCTAGATAAAAATAACGAACaaatttttattgaaattttaGGAGATGCAATGGGGGGGGTAGACAGACTTTGTACTGACCTGTAAGAATCTCCGTCACGGTTGTAGTCACAGAGCAGATAGTCCTTCCCCACTGCTTTGTCCCGAGCAATCTTTAGGGGCTGGTCTACAGAGGACAAGAGGTCTTCACACAAACTGGGCACCTTGAGAAAAgaaagggggcggggcagaagaaaaaaaaaacaaaaaaaaaccctggtaATGCTACCGATGCCCATCTTGTCTATAATTAAACACGCTTGAGCAGTCGGTGCTCAATTTTTGATGGGGTTTCCTGCTGCCAGACACTCACCAGGTCAATGAGGTCACTGAGGTTCTTCTCTATCTGCTGGGGAGGCAGACGCCTCATCAGATCCAGGGCACAGTCCAGCTGCTGGTCGTTCTGAAAAGCAGCGAACGAGAGCCAGACATCGCTCGGTCACTCACACCAGAGATCGTTCAGCGCGGTGTCGTGTGTTGACAACGTAGGTGACAGAACGAAAACAGCATGTCTGGTCTGATCTGATCTGATGTTGGCCCGAACTGGACCTCCCGTCACCATTTTTGTGAGGAGTGATGCGTCTTACTGCATGATGCTAAACCCTTCGTGTTTGGACTGTAAGAAACTCTCAGTAGCATTTAGACGATGTGTCGAGTTGGACGTAATGAAATGTGATCAGTTTTaaacaaagaagaagaagaagaagaaaaacaaacgaATGTGCAACACAGAAAACAGGGAGTTTTCTCTCGGGTTCCCCACCTCCCTCCTTTCTCCATCAGCGACGCGCTTTTATCCGCTGTTTACGTCGCGCCCCGCGGTCCCTCCCGGAACTGCCCACCTGCCCGCCGACGCGCAGCGGGCCCTTACCATGTCTGCGGTTCCTGGTTCGAGCGGAGGGCTTCGGGGCTTTCTTCTCCCCGCG harbors:
- the LOC114798634 gene encoding F-actin-capping protein subunit beta-like isoform X2: MNDQQLDCALDLMRRLPPQQIEKNLSDLIDLVPSLCEDLLSSVDQPLKIARDKAVGKDYLLCDYNRDGDSYRSPWSNKYEPPIDDGALPSARLRKLEVEANNAFDQYRDLYFEGGVSSVYLWDLDHGFAGVILIKKAGDGSKKIKGCWDSIHVVEVQEKSGGRNAHYKLTSTVMLWLQTTKTGSGTMNLGGSLTRQMEKDEPVGDSSPHIANIGRLVEDMENKIRTTLNEIYFGKTKDIVNGLRSVQPLGDRLKQEALRNDLMIQLKRKQQS
- the LOC114798634 gene encoding F-actin-capping protein subunit beta isoforms 1 and 2-like isoform X1; the encoded protein is MNDQQLDCALDLMRRLPPQQIEKNLSDLIDLVPSLCEDLLSSVDQPLKIARDKAVGKDYLLCDYNRDGDSYRSPWSNKYEPPIDDGALPSARLRKLEVEANNAFDQYRDLYFEGGVSSVYLWDLDHGFAGVILIKKAGDGSKKIKGCWDSIHVVEVQEKSGGRNAHYKLTSTVMLWLQTTKTGSGTMNLGGSLTRQMEKDEPVGDSSPHIANIGRLVEDMENKIRTTLNEIYFGKTKDIVNGLRSIESLPDNEMYRQLQKELSQVLTQRQISGQPEE